One window of Streptomyces sp. SUK 48 genomic DNA carries:
- a CDS encoding MBL fold metallo-hydrolase, which yields MKLTVVGCSGSFPSAESACSSYLVEADGFRLLLDMGNGALGELQRHCGLYDLDAIFLSHLHADHCIDMLGYFVARYYRHDGGRCAALPVYGPERTEHRLTTAHGDTPSASSMSEVFDFRTVKPATFEIGPFTVHTDRVRHPVEAFGIRIEHAGRSLTYSGDTGVTPVLDELARDTDLFLCEAAFTYGKEDIPDLHLNGREAGETATRAAARRLVLTHIAPWTDPEVNLRDARAAFAGPVELAARGAVYEI from the coding sequence ATGAAGCTCACCGTCGTCGGCTGCTCGGGGTCGTTCCCGTCCGCGGAATCGGCCTGCTCGAGCTACCTCGTCGAGGCCGACGGCTTCCGGCTGCTTCTCGACATGGGCAACGGCGCCCTGGGCGAGTTGCAGCGCCACTGCGGTCTCTACGACCTCGACGCGATCTTCCTCAGCCATCTGCACGCCGATCACTGCATCGACATGCTCGGGTATTTCGTCGCGCGCTACTACCGCCATGACGGCGGGCGCTGCGCGGCGCTGCCGGTCTACGGCCCCGAGCGCACCGAGCACCGTCTGACCACGGCGCACGGCGACACGCCTTCCGCCTCCTCGATGAGCGAGGTCTTCGACTTCCGCACCGTCAAGCCGGCCACGTTCGAGATCGGCCCCTTCACGGTGCACACCGACCGGGTCCGCCATCCCGTGGAGGCGTTCGGCATCCGGATCGAGCACGCGGGCAGGTCCCTCACCTACTCCGGGGACACCGGGGTCACCCCCGTACTGGACGAGCTGGCCCGGGACACCGACCTGTTCCTGTGCGAGGCCGCGTTCACGTACGGCAAGGAGGACATCCCCGACCTCCACCTCAACGGCCGCGAGGCCGGCGAGACCGCCACCCGCGCCGCCGCCCGCCGCCTGGTCCTGACCCACATCGCCCCCTGGACCGACCCGGAGGTCAACCTCCGCGACGCCCGCGCGGCCTTCGCGGGTCCGGTGGAACTGGCGGCCCGGGGCGCGGTGTACGAGATCTGA
- a CDS encoding PTS transporter subunit EIIC: MSEGSAPGNVARERWGRLFQGLQKMGRSLQLPIAVLPAAGLLIGLGQQGVVGADGLGWTTVAKVMRGAGGALLDGSLGLPLLFCVGVAIGMARKADGSTALAAIAGFLVYYGVLHQFPQDCPGGSTVLPGVGCRAGDGTVAAFTFQNPGVFGGIVLGLLAAFLWARFHRTRLVDWLGFFNGRRLVPILMAFAAILFAALCLWVWPPVGAGLESFGRWLHAAGAWGAGLFGVTNRALLVVGLHQFLNVPLWFQFGSYTQPDGTVVHGDISMFLAGDPHAGQFTSGFFPIMMFALPAAALAITHCAKPHRRKEVGGLMLSVALTSFVTGITEPIEYSFMFIAPVLYAVHAVLTGVSMALTWALGVHDGFSFSAGLIDYVINWHLATKPWLIIPIGLCFAVVYYAVFRFAITRFDLKTPGREPEAEVEDVTGL; encoded by the coding sequence ATGAGCGAGGGGAGCGCGCCGGGGAACGTGGCGCGGGAGCGCTGGGGCCGGCTGTTCCAGGGCCTGCAGAAGATGGGGCGCAGCCTTCAGCTGCCGATCGCGGTGCTGCCGGCGGCGGGGCTGCTGATCGGGCTCGGGCAGCAGGGTGTGGTGGGCGCGGACGGGCTGGGCTGGACGACGGTCGCGAAGGTGATGCGGGGTGCGGGCGGGGCGCTGCTGGACGGTTCGCTGGGGCTGCCGCTGCTGTTCTGTGTCGGCGTGGCGATCGGGATGGCGAGGAAGGCGGACGGTTCCACGGCGCTCGCGGCCATCGCGGGCTTCCTCGTCTACTACGGGGTGCTGCACCAGTTCCCGCAGGACTGCCCGGGCGGTTCGACGGTGCTGCCGGGGGTGGGCTGCCGGGCCGGGGACGGGACGGTTGCGGCGTTCACCTTCCAGAACCCGGGGGTCTTCGGCGGGATCGTGCTGGGTCTGCTGGCCGCGTTCCTGTGGGCGCGGTTCCACCGGACGCGGCTGGTGGACTGGCTGGGCTTCTTCAACGGGCGCCGTCTGGTGCCGATCCTGATGGCGTTCGCGGCCATCCTGTTCGCGGCGCTGTGTCTGTGGGTGTGGCCGCCGGTCGGGGCGGGGCTGGAGAGCTTCGGCCGCTGGCTGCACGCGGCGGGGGCGTGGGGCGCCGGGCTGTTCGGGGTCACCAACCGGGCGCTGCTGGTGGTGGGCCTGCACCAGTTCCTGAACGTGCCGCTCTGGTTCCAGTTCGGCAGTTACACCCAGCCGGACGGGACGGTGGTGCACGGTGACATCAGCATGTTCCTGGCGGGCGATCCGCACGCGGGGCAGTTCACCTCGGGCTTCTTCCCGATCATGATGTTCGCGCTGCCGGCGGCGGCGCTGGCCATCACGCACTGCGCCAAGCCGCACCGCCGCAAGGAGGTCGGCGGCCTGATGCTGTCGGTGGCGCTGACGTCGTTCGTCACCGGGATCACCGAGCCGATCGAGTACTCGTTCATGTTCATCGCGCCGGTCCTGTACGCGGTCCACGCGGTGCTGACCGGGGTGTCGATGGCGCTGACGTGGGCGCTCGGGGTGCACGACGGCTTCAGCTTCTCGGCGGGGCTGATCGACTACGTCATCAACTGGCATCTGGCGACCAAGCCGTGGCTGATCATCCCGATCGGCCTGTGCTTCGCGGTGGTCTACTACGCCGTCTTCCGCTTCGCCATCACCCGGTTCGACCTCAAGACCCCGGGCCGCGAGCCCGAGGCGGAGGTCGAGGACGTGACCGGACTCTGA
- a CDS encoding PTS transporter subunit EIIC: protein MTTATTAPAAEKKKGAGVMAVLQRIGRSLMLPVAVLPAAALLVRLGNTDMLGRPDFPAFLTKIASFMAAGGNAILDNMPLLFAVGIAIGFAKKSDGSTGLAAVVGYLVFKNVLGTFTDKSLPKVATAVDGKVVMVDAAADAKVLGGVVMGLVVALIYQRFYRTKLPDWAGFFGGRRLVPILSAFAGLVLGVVFGYIWPVLGTGLHNFGEWLVGSGAIGAGIFGVANRALLPIGMHHLLNSFPWLQAGEYHGKSGDIARFLAGDPTAGQFMTGFFPIMMFGLPAACLAIVHCARPERRKVVGGMMLSLALTSFVTGVTEPIEFTFMFIAPALYAIHAVLTGVALALTWALGMKDGFGFSAGAIDFLLNLGIASNPWGLALVGLCFGAVYYVVFRFAITRFNLPTPGRESDEELAELRKAEAK, encoded by the coding sequence GTGACCACGGCGACCACCGCTCCGGCGGCCGAGAAGAAGAAGGGCGCCGGCGTGATGGCCGTGCTGCAGCGCATCGGCCGCAGCCTGATGCTGCCGGTGGCGGTACTGCCGGCCGCCGCCCTCCTGGTCCGCCTCGGCAACACCGACATGCTGGGCCGCCCGGACTTCCCGGCGTTCCTGACGAAGATCGCGTCCTTCATGGCGGCGGGCGGCAACGCCATTCTCGACAACATGCCGCTGCTGTTCGCGGTCGGCATCGCCATCGGCTTCGCGAAGAAGTCGGACGGCTCGACGGGGCTCGCCGCGGTCGTCGGCTACCTGGTCTTCAAGAACGTGCTGGGCACGTTCACCGACAAGAGCCTGCCGAAGGTGGCCACCGCCGTCGACGGCAAGGTCGTCATGGTGGACGCCGCGGCGGACGCCAAGGTCCTCGGCGGCGTGGTGATGGGCCTCGTCGTCGCCCTCATATACCAGCGGTTCTACCGCACCAAGCTGCCCGACTGGGCGGGCTTCTTCGGTGGCCGCCGGCTCGTCCCGATCCTCTCGGCCTTCGCCGGTCTGGTGCTCGGGGTCGTCTTCGGCTACATCTGGCCGGTCCTCGGCACGGGCCTGCACAACTTCGGCGAGTGGCTGGTCGGATCGGGCGCGATCGGCGCCGGCATCTTCGGTGTCGCCAACCGCGCGCTGCTCCCGATCGGCATGCACCACCTGCTGAACTCCTTCCCCTGGCTCCAGGCCGGCGAGTACCACGGCAAGAGCGGCGACATCGCCCGCTTCCTGGCCGGCGACCCGACCGCGGGCCAGTTCATGACCGGCTTCTTCCCGATCATGATGTTCGGCCTGCCGGCCGCCTGCCTCGCCATCGTGCACTGCGCCCGCCCCGAGCGCCGCAAGGTCGTCGGCGGCATGATGCTCTCGCTCGCGCTGACGTCCTTCGTCACCGGTGTCACCGAGCCCATCGAGTTCACGTTCATGTTCATCGCGCCGGCCCTGTACGCGATCCACGCGGTACTCACCGGTGTCGCGCTGGCGCTGACCTGGGCACTGGGCATGAAGGACGGCTTCGGCTTCTCCGCCGGCGCGATCGACTTCCTGCTGAACCTGGGCATCGCCAGCAACCCCTGGGGTCTTGCCCTGGTCGGCCTGTGCTTCGGCGCCGTGTACTACGTCGTCTTCCGCTTCGCCATCACCAGGTTCAACCTGCCCACCCCGGGCCGCGAGTCCGACGAGGAACTCGCCGAACTCCGGAAGGCCGAGGCCAAGTAG
- a CDS encoding PTS glucose/sucrose transporter subunit IIB, with protein sequence MASKAEKIVAGLGGIDNIEEIEGCITRLRTEVSDPSLVNDAALKAAGAHGVVRMGTAIQVVIGTDADPIAAEIEDMM encoded by the coding sequence ATGGCCAGCAAGGCTGAGAAGATCGTCGCCGGCCTCGGCGGGATCGACAACATCGAGGAGATCGAGGGCTGCATCACCCGCCTGCGCACCGAGGTGTCCGACCCCTCGCTCGTGAACGACGCCGCCCTGAAGGCCGCCGGCGCCCACGGTGTCGTCAGGATGGGCACCGCCATCCAGGTCGTCATCGGCACCGACGCCGACCCGATCGCCGCGGAGATCGAAGACATGATGTGA
- the rph gene encoding ribonuclease PH, with translation MSRIDGRTPDQLRPVTIERGWSKHAEGSVLVSFGDTKVFCTASVTEGVPRWRKGSGEGWVTAEYSMLPRATNTRGDRESVKGRIGGRTHEISRLIGRSLRAVIDYKALGENTIVLDCDVLQADGGTRTAAITGAYVALADAITWAQGKKLIKAGRQPLTGTVSAVSVGIVGGVPLLDLCYEEDVRAETDMNVVCTGDGRFVEVQGTAEAEPFARDELNALLDLAVGGCDTLAAHQRAALEATLAP, from the coding sequence ATGTCTCGCATCGACGGCCGTACCCCCGATCAGCTCCGCCCGGTCACCATCGAACGCGGATGGAGCAAGCACGCCGAGGGCTCCGTCCTCGTCTCCTTCGGTGACACCAAGGTCTTCTGCACCGCCTCCGTCACCGAGGGCGTCCCGCGCTGGCGCAAGGGCAGCGGCGAGGGCTGGGTCACCGCGGAGTACTCCATGCTGCCCCGCGCCACCAACACCCGCGGCGACCGCGAGTCGGTCAAGGGCCGCATCGGCGGCCGTACCCACGAGATCTCCCGCCTCATCGGCCGCTCGCTGCGCGCCGTCATCGACTACAAGGCGCTCGGCGAGAACACCATCGTCCTCGACTGCGACGTCCTCCAGGCCGACGGCGGCACCCGCACGGCGGCCATCACCGGCGCGTACGTCGCCCTCGCCGACGCCATCACCTGGGCACAGGGCAAGAAGCTGATCAAGGCCGGCCGGCAGCCGCTGACCGGCACGGTGAGCGCCGTCTCCGTCGGCATCGTCGGCGGCGTCCCCCTCCTCGACCTCTGCTACGAGGAGGACGTGCGCGCCGAGACCGACATGAACGTCGTCTGCACCGGCGACGGCCGCTTCGTCGAGGTCCAGGGCACCGCGGAGGCGGAGCCGTTCGCCCGCGACGAGCTGAACGCGCTGCTCGACCTCGCGGTCGGCGGCTGCGACACGCTGGCCGCGCACCAGCGGGCGGCCCTGGAGGCCACACTCGCCCCCTGA
- a CDS encoding putative Ig domain-containing protein gives MRESRPSGRTRSARRLLAVAFPALSLTVAGFAAAPTAGAVQPAVAAHPQTSKVTTNNKALTAPQRQTFHATGKAGQKVPTTHVCATDHTPGHASCFAQRRTDIKQQLAAAITPNATPSGLSPANLHSAYNLPTSAGSGMTVGIVDAFNDPNAESDLATYRSQYGLSACTKANGCFKQVSQTGSTTSLPTNDSGWAGEEMLDIDMVSAVCPNCNIVLVEASSANDTDLGVAENEAVSLGAKFVSNSWGGSEDSSQTSEDTQYFKHPGVAITVSAGDEGYGAEYPATSQYVTAVGGTALTTASNSRGWSESVWNTSSTEGTGSGCSAYDPKPSWQTDTGCAKRMESDVSAVADPATGVAVYDTYGGSGWAVYGGTSASSPIIASVYALAGTPGSGDYPAKYPYSHTGNLNDVTSGSNGSCSTAYFCKAQTGYDGPTGWGTPNGTAAFTSGGGTGGNTVSVTNPGSQSTTTGSSVSLSVKASDSAGAALTYSASGLPTGLSINSSTGVISGTASTAGTYQVTVTATDSTGATGSTSFTWTVGTGGGGGGCTSSQLLANPGFESGNTGWTASSGVITNDSGEAAHGGSYKAWMDGYGTSHTDTVSQSVTIPAGCKATLSFYLHVDTAETSTSTAYDKLTVTAGSTTLATYSNLNKSTGYVQKTFDLSSLAGQTVTLKFNGVEDSSLQTSFVVDDTSLTTS, from the coding sequence ATGCGTGAGTCACGCCCGAGCGGACGAACCCGAAGTGCGCGAAGACTTCTGGCCGTCGCCTTCCCCGCTCTCTCCCTGACCGTCGCCGGATTCGCCGCCGCGCCGACGGCCGGCGCGGTCCAGCCCGCCGTCGCGGCCCACCCGCAGACCAGCAAGGTCACCACGAACAACAAGGCGCTGACCGCCCCCCAGCGGCAGACCTTCCACGCGACCGGCAAGGCCGGGCAGAAGGTCCCCACGACCCACGTGTGCGCCACGGACCACACGCCGGGCCACGCGTCCTGCTTCGCCCAGCGCCGCACGGACATCAAGCAGCAGCTGGCCGCGGCGATCACGCCCAACGCCACGCCCTCCGGCCTCTCCCCGGCCAACCTGCACAGCGCCTACAACCTGCCCACCTCGGCCGGTTCGGGCATGACCGTGGGCATCGTCGACGCCTTCAACGACCCCAACGCCGAGTCGGACCTGGCCACCTACCGGTCCCAGTACGGCCTCTCCGCCTGCACCAAGGCCAACGGCTGTTTCAAGCAGGTCAGCCAGACCGGCTCCACCACCTCGCTGCCGACCAACGACAGCGGCTGGGCCGGCGAAGAGATGCTCGACATCGACATGGTCAGCGCGGTCTGCCCGAACTGCAACATCGTGCTGGTCGAGGCCAGTTCGGCGAACGACACCGACCTCGGCGTGGCCGAGAACGAGGCCGTCTCGCTCGGCGCCAAGTTCGTCTCCAACAGCTGGGGCGGCTCCGAGGACTCCTCGCAGACCAGCGAGGACACCCAGTACTTCAAGCACCCGGGCGTCGCGATCACCGTCTCCGCCGGTGACGAGGGCTACGGTGCCGAGTACCCGGCGACCTCCCAGTACGTGACCGCCGTCGGCGGTACCGCCCTCACCACCGCCTCCAACTCCCGTGGCTGGAGCGAGTCGGTGTGGAACACCAGCTCCACCGAGGGCACCGGCTCCGGCTGCTCGGCGTACGACCCGAAGCCGAGCTGGCAGACCGACACGGGCTGCGCCAAGCGCATGGAGTCCGACGTCTCCGCGGTCGCCGACCCGGCCACCGGTGTCGCGGTCTACGACACCTACGGCGGCAGCGGCTGGGCGGTCTACGGCGGCACCAGCGCCTCCTCGCCGATCATCGCCAGCGTCTACGCGCTCGCGGGCACCCCGGGCTCCGGCGACTACCCGGCGAAGTACCCCTACAGCCACACCGGCAACCTGAACGACGTGACGAGCGGCTCCAACGGCTCCTGCTCCACGGCGTACTTCTGCAAGGCGCAGACCGGCTACGACGGTCCGACCGGCTGGGGCACCCCGAACGGCACCGCGGCCTTCACCTCGGGCGGCGGTACCGGCGGCAACACCGTCTCCGTGACCAACCCGGGCAGCCAGTCCACCACGACCGGCAGCTCCGTCAGCCTCTCCGTCAAGGCTTCCGACAGCGCGGGCGCGGCCCTGACCTACAGCGCCTCCGGCCTGCCCACCGGCCTGTCGATCAACAGCTCCACCGGCGTGATCTCCGGTACCGCGTCCACCGCGGGCACCTACCAGGTCACCGTCACCGCGACCGACTCCACCGGCGCGACCGGCTCCACCTCCTTCACCTGGACCGTGGGCACCGGCGGCGGTGGCGGCGGCTGCACCTCCTCGCAGCTGCTCGCCAACCCGGGCTTCGAGTCGGGCAACACCGGCTGGACCGCCTCCAGCGGCGTCATCACCAACGACTCCGGTGAGGCCGCGCACGGCGGCTCGTACAAGGCGTGGATGGACGGCTACGGCACCTCGCACACCGACACCGTGTCCCAGTCGGTGACGATCCCCGCGGGCTGCAAGGCGACCCTCTCCTTCTACCTGCACGTCGACACCGCCGAGACCAGCACCAGCACCGCGTACGACAAGCTGACGGTCACCGCCGGTTCGACCACCCTCGCGACCTACTCGAACCTGAACAAGTCGACGGGTTACGTCCAGAAGACCTTCGACCTGTCCTCGCTGGCGGGCCAGACGGTCACCCTGAAGTTCAACGGCGTGGAGGACTCCTCGCTCCAGACCAGCTTCGTCGTGGACGACACGTCCCTGACCACCAGCTGA
- a CDS encoding type II toxin-antitoxin system PemK/MazF family toxin has protein sequence MDTSWWLALAAVVLLALVATVIDGWGRGRRPAGRRSRPPGRAGTRERHAAPPRGGRPSPGDIWWANVPYEDRAEVKDRPCLVLAVRGDRATVAKITTKYHDERAGVIPLPPGAVGDAQGRPSFLQTDELREVPVGDFRRRVGVVDPVLWDQVRHLAR, from the coding sequence ATGGACACGTCCTGGTGGCTGGCGCTCGCCGCGGTGGTGCTGCTCGCGCTGGTGGCCACGGTCATCGACGGCTGGGGCCGCGGGCGCCGGCCCGCCGGGCGGCGGTCGCGGCCGCCGGGCCGCGCGGGCACCCGGGAGCGGCACGCGGCGCCGCCGCGCGGCGGGCGCCCGTCGCCGGGTGACATCTGGTGGGCGAACGTGCCCTACGAGGACCGCGCCGAGGTCAAGGACCGGCCCTGTCTGGTGCTGGCCGTGCGCGGTGACCGGGCCACGGTCGCGAAGATCACCACCAAGTACCACGACGAGCGCGCCGGGGTGATCCCGCTGCCGCCCGGCGCGGTGGGCGACGCGCAGGGCCGCCCGAGCTTCCTCCAGACCGACGAGCTGCGCGAGGTGCCGGTCGGCGACTTCCGCCGCCGGGTGGGGGTGGTCGACCCGGTCCTGTGGGACCAGGTGCGCCACCTCGCCCGGTAG
- a CDS encoding cysteine synthase: protein MRYDSPLAAVGNTPLVRLPRLSPSPEVRIWAKLEDRNPTGSVKDRPALHMIEQAEKDGRLTPGCTILEPTSGNTGISLAMAAKLKGYRMVCVMPENTSQERRDLLGMWGAEIIPSPAAGGSNTAVRVAKELSAEHPDWVMLYQYGNPDNAGAHYATTGPEILADLPSITHFVAGLGTTGTLMGVGRYLREHKPDVRIVAAEPRYDDLVYGLRNLDEGFVPELYDASVLTTRFSVGSADAVTRTRELLQQEGIFAGISTGAALHAAIGVGGKAVKAGEPADIVFIVADGGWKYLSTGVYTATTTEAAVETLQGQLWA, encoded by the coding sequence ATGCGCTACGACTCCCCGCTGGCCGCGGTGGGCAACACCCCCCTGGTGCGCCTGCCGCGGCTGTCGCCGTCCCCCGAGGTCCGGATCTGGGCGAAGCTGGAGGACCGCAACCCCACCGGCTCGGTCAAGGACCGGCCCGCGCTGCACATGATCGAGCAGGCGGAGAAGGACGGCCGGCTCACCCCCGGCTGCACCATCCTGGAGCCGACCTCCGGCAACACCGGCATCTCGCTGGCCATGGCGGCCAAGCTCAAGGGGTACCGGATGGTGTGCGTGATGCCGGAGAACACCTCCCAGGAGCGCCGGGACCTGCTCGGCATGTGGGGCGCGGAGATCATCCCCTCGCCGGCCGCGGGCGGCTCGAACACCGCGGTGCGGGTGGCCAAGGAGCTGTCGGCGGAGCACCCGGACTGGGTGATGCTCTACCAGTACGGCAACCCGGACAACGCGGGCGCGCACTACGCCACCACCGGCCCGGAGATCCTCGCCGACCTCCCCTCGATCACCCACTTCGTCGCGGGCCTCGGCACGACGGGCACCCTGATGGGCGTCGGCCGCTACCTCCGCGAGCACAAGCCGGACGTCAGGATCGTGGCCGCCGAGCCCCGCTACGACGACCTGGTCTACGGCCTGCGCAACCTGGACGAGGGCTTCGTCCCCGAGCTGTACGACGCCTCGGTCCTCACCACCCGCTTCTCCGTGGGCTCCGCCGACGCGGTCACCCGCACCCGTGAACTCCTCCAGCAGGAGGGCATCTTCGCGGGCATCTCCACGGGCGCCGCGCTGCACGCCGCGATCGGCGTCGGCGGGAAGGCGGTCAAGGCGGGGGAGCCCGCGGACATCGTCTTCATCGTGGCCGACGGCGGCTGGAAATACCTGTCCACGGGCGTCTACACGGCCACCACCACGGAAGCCGCCGTCGAGACCCTCCAGGGCCAGCTCTGGGCCTAG